The Pelagibius sp. CAU 1746 genomic sequence GATTCTGCCCTCCCACCGCAAACACCTTCACTACGCGGTGGCGGTGGCCCTGGAAGACCTGGCGGGCAGCGACATCTACGAGCTGTGCTACGAGATCGCAGGGCACTTCCGTGCCGCCGGCCGCTGGAACCTGGCGGTGCCTCACCTGCTGCGTCTTGCCAAGCTGGAAGCGGATCGCGGCAATCTGGATATCGCGGAAACCCAGGTGCGCCAGGCGACCGCCGACCTCAGCCTGCTGCCGCCCAGCGATGCGCGCGGAAAGCTGGAGGTCAAGATACTGGTGATCGCTGCCGAACTGGCGGAACTGAAAGGCGACCTGAAGCGGGCGGAGGAGACGCTCGCCCGCAAGTGGCCCGACTTGAAGCGCTACGGAAACTCCGAGCTCTGGATCAGCTACTTGCTGGCGCGCGCGCGCTTGCGCTACCGGCAGGGCCGGATCAAGCAGGCCTATTCGGCGATCCGGCGTATGCCGCGCACTTGCAAGGGCCGGCCCATGCAGAGCCACTGGCGGCTGGCCGAGCGCTTCGCGGATCTGGCGGACAAGATCACCGATGAAGGCTGCAATCCCGCTATGATGCTGGAGAGCCACCGCCTGACCGGCCCCCGCTCCAGCGAGGCGGACGCCAGTGCGGTCCAGGCCTTGTGTCATGCGAAGCGCGAGAAGTTCTCGGCCGCCTACGCCGCTTGTGCCAAGGCGATCAGGCTTTCCGAGAACCAGCCGGATACCACCTGCCTGATCGTCAGCCTACAGACACAAGGGATCATTCAGGTCTGGGACGGCGAGGCGGCCCTGGCTCTCGATGCCTTCGACCGGGCGTTCGGGTTGGCGGAGGCGCGCGGCGACCTGTTGAGGCAGTATACCTCCCGCGGTTACCGCGGCTTCGCGCTGATCAATGCCGGGCGCGCCTTCGAAGCGAAGGAGGAGTTGGCTCAAGCGGTGAGCATGTCGGAGAAGTTGCATCTGCCGTTCCTGCGCTCGATGTTCATGGCTTGGCTGGCGGAAGCCCTGCTGGGATGTGGCGAGAATGACCGCGCGCTGGAGGTCGCCCGCTGGGCCGCCCGCCTTGCCAACGAGGGCAACGAGCCTTGGGCCCGCTCGGTGGCGCTGCGTGTCATGGCGCAGGCGCTTTCGGTGTCCAATGCGGAAGACGGCAAGCTCGTCGACCGCATATTGCGCGCGGCGTTGGAGATGCAGAGCAGCCTCGGGCTGCCGTTCGAAACGGCCCGTACCGTCGGGACGAGAGCCGAGGTCGGCGCCGCCGAACTCCACTGAAAGAGGCACACCGCCCATGAACGCGCTGGACCTTCGCTGGATACTTCCGGTCCTCGCGATCGTCGGCCTTCAGTATCTTGTAGTGCTTCTGATCGGCATACAGGTCGATTTCATCTATGAGATCCCCTTCCGAAGCTTCGGTGTGATGGGGGTGAACTTCGCAATCATCGGCTTCTGCCTGCCCGTCGCCTGGCAACTGTTCCGCCTTTGGAGAGAGGGCGAGAAAAACCCTCTTCGCAGTATTTTGCCCCACCTTCCCTGGGCGCTCGCAACCGGCTTCTTGCTGGTCGCTTGCCAGTTCGCCGTCCTGAATTGGGCAAAAGTCATGATGCCACCGGCCGTGGGGTTCTGGGCGGATACCGCATTCGCCGATCTGGATCGCCTGCTGTTTGGGCAGGACCCCTGGCGCCTCAGTCACGAATACCTGGGCCAGGCAACGCCAGTGATCGACCGGGTTTATGCTTTCTGGGCGCCGGTCAATTTCGCCATTCTTCTCTTCCTGTTCTACCTGCCGCCTTCTCCCAAGAGGGCCCAAGCCCTGATCGCCTATTTTCTCACTTGGGCTGCCGGCACCCTGGGCCAGTACCTGGGAGCATCGGCCGGTCCAATTTTCTACGAGTCCATCCAGCTAGGCGACCGTTTCGCCGATTTGCCGCTCAGCCCGTGGACGGCCGCCGCCCGCGAATACCTCTGGACCAACTACCAGAAGGGGGGAGGGCTCATCGGCGCCGGGATCTCGGCAATGCCGTCGATGCATGTTGCCATCGCGTTATGGATTGCACTGGTGGTCCGGGCACTGCTGCCCAGACTTCAACTCCTCGGCTGGGCCTATTTTGCCGTGATCCTGGTCGGTTCCGTCCATCTCGGCTGGCACTATGCAGTCGACGGCATCGTCGCCTCTGCGTTGGTTACCATCGCTTGGACGGTTGCCCGGGCGATGGCAGCTACCACACTGATCGGGCGGATACGGACGACGCCATCCTGCGGAACCTGATCTCTTTATCCGGGCTGGCTCCGGGGTGCCGTGCCGATGGTGCCTCTCGAGCCCCGGGCGGTTGATCCGCCAGTCCTACGTCCGTTGGATCTTCCAGTCCTTAGACTGACAGGCTCTCCTTCTCAGAGAGCCTTTTGCCGTGCGATGAGAGCTGCACGGCCCTTGCGGTGCGATCGTTGCGACCTGTTGCGCCACGGCCACAGGACTACCACCTTTGGCGCAGCCATTGGTTACCTCTTCGTTAACACGCCCGCCGGGCGTTAACCTTTGCGCGATCTGCCGATTGATGGCGGAGGTCCCTGACGGCCGCTAAAAAACGCGAAAGCGTCAATCAAGACAAGTGGATGTAGGGAATTGAAGAGCCCTTGGGTGATGCAGGACATCAAGGGCCAATGGTTAATGCCGACCTTTCCGACAGAGATGACGTTCCGCCTCGCGCATCTGTTGCCGCGGCGCTGCATGACGTTTGGATCACGAGGCAATTGATACGAATTCACGTCAACTGGCGCAGGCACGTAGCTGCAAGGCCTCTTCGGGGAGCCGACGCCGAGTTAACGCCCGACAAGGTCAAGAGCCACGAAGCCAGACCGCGGGCCGGGGAACAACGAATGAACGGAGATCTAACGATGAGCAACTTTCTGAAATCACTTTGGAAGGACGAGAGCGGCGCGGCTGGCGCTGAGTACGCTCTCATTCTGGCTATCGTCGCGATCGGTATCGCAGTGGCCGCGGGGAACCTGGGTGACGCAATTTCCGGTTCCATGCAGGACGCTGCCGACTGCATCAACGGCACCACGGCCAGCTCCTGCTGATATTGGACGTGAGGACCGACGGCCATTCGACTTGGCCGTCGGAGCCTCTGTTTGAAGGACAATCCTTAACGTGGTTAAGGGTGCGCGAGCGCCTGACGCCCGAAAGGGCACTTTCTGACAGGACGAGGACAGAACCATGAGAGGGCGCGCAATTGTAGTCTTGGGCTTGGCTTTCGTCCTGGCGGCGGCGGCGGTCTTTCTGGCCCGCAACTGGATTCAGGAGCAGGCACGGCCGATCATTGTACAGCAGGCGACGCAGCCGGCGAATACGATCCAGATCGTGGTTGCCAAGGAACGCATGACGTTCGGCAATCCGGTGCGCAAGGAGCAACTCCGCCTGGTCAAGTGGCCCGGCGACGCGGTCCCCGAGGGCGCTTTCACCTCCATTGACGAGGTGATCGGCGAGAAGGAAGACCGGGTCGTTCTGCGCGCCATAGAGATCAACGAGCCCGTGTTGAAGAACAAGATTTCCGGCTTTGGCGGAAAGGCCAGTTTGGCGGCCATCCTGTCGCCGGAGATGCGCGCGGTGACCATCCGCGTCAACGATGTCGCCGGCGTTGCCGGCTTCGTGCTGCCGGGCGACCGGGTCGACATTCTGCTGACCCGCGACCGGACTGGCGGGAACGGTGGCAAGAGCGCCAACAACCTGATCACCGACGTGCTGCTGCAGAACGTCAAGGTGCTGGGCATCGACCAGGACTCCAATCAGGACAAGGAAAAGCCCTCGGTCGCCAAAGCAGTGACGCTGGAGGTCTCGCCGGAGCAGGCGCAGAAACTGGCCCTGGCCTCTCAGTTGGGCAGCCTGGCGCTGATGCTGCGCAATCTGGCCGATGCTGAGGCTGAGACCGTGCGGACCGTCAGCACCAACGATCTTTCGGTGGGCGAAGTGAATGAACCGGCACAGGTTGCCACGGCACCCAAGAAGAAAGTCACCAAAGCGGTGAAGATCACGAGAAAGCAGAAGGAAGACCCACTTTCTGCCGTACGGATCGTGCGCGGTACGGATGCGACCAACTACGAGGTTCAACCGGATCAGCAGCCGCTGTTCGGCAGCGTGCCGGCGGAGAAGCTGGCGCCTTCCGGCAGCGCCGCCGAAAGCGGCGAGGCGAAGACCGTGACACCCGCGGGACCGACCTTCGTGAAGCCGCAGACGGGGTCGCCGGGGTCCGGCACCCAGAGCAGTCCGTCTTTCGGCGGTGAGCGGGAGAGCCCCATCAACCTCCTGCCGCCCGATCTGGAAGCCGCCTTGAACTGACCAGGGAACGAGAAGAAAGCGAAAGGTAAGGGAGAGGGGCATGATAGAGCATCATCAAAGATGGATCGGAAATGTCATAGGTGCGCTGCTGGCGATCACTGTCGTCGCCGGGCTGGCAATGCCGCAGCAGGCGCGGGGGCAGGCGACGGTCACGACGGAGATCGGCGAGACCCGCCATGCAGGCGAATTCATCGTTCCCGTCAATAAGTCTCAAATTCTACGGCTGGACGTTCCCTTCGCCGACCTTCTGGTGGGGAACGCCGACGTCGCCGACGTTCTGGCACTTACCGATCGCTCGATCTACGTGCTGGGTAAGCAGCCCGGATCGACCAGCCTGACCGTCTATGGGCGGAACAAGGCCTTGATCGCCGTCATGGACCTGGTGGTGACCGTTGACGTCGAAGGCCTGAAGGCGCGGCTCTTCGAGCTGATGCCGGAGGAGGAGATCGAAGTCCGGGCGGTCAATGAGGCGGTCATTCTCAGCGGCATGGTGAGCAGCTCGGTGCGGCTGCAGCGGGCCCTCGAGGTCGCCGAGCGCTTCGCGCCCGATCAGGTCACCAACCTTCTCTCGGTGACCGGCAGCCAGCAGGTGATGCTCGCTGTGCGCTTCGCGGAGGTGCAGCGCCGGGTCGTCAAGGAACTTGGCCTCAACACCCAGGTTTCAGGATCCGATTTCGCGGTCACCGTGGGCGATGCGTTGCTGGGCGGCATGTTCTCTCCGACCGCCATCGCTACCGGTACGGTAACCTTCGGCATCGGGGCCACGACCATCGATCTGCTGTTCGATGCCCTGGAGGAGAAGGGTGTCGTCAAGACGCTGGCGGAGCCGAACCTGATCGCACTTTCCGGCGATACTGCCAGCTTCCTGGCAGGCGGGGAGTTCCCCGTTCCGGTCGCGCAGAACAGCGACCAGGACCAGACCACGATCACGATCGAGTTCAAGGAATTCGGGGTCGCTCTCGCCTTCACGCCCACCGTCTTGGACGACGGGTTGATCAACGTCGTGGTTAGCCCGGAGGTCAGCCGGATCGACCCGACCAACGCCGTGACCATACAGGGTTTTGAGATCCCCGGTCTGACCACGCGCCGTGCCAACACGACGGTCGAACTGCGGGACGGGCAGTCCTTCGCCATCGCCGGTCTGATTCAATCGGACTTCCAGGACACGGTGCGCCAGTTTCCGTTGCTCGGCGATGTGCCGGTTCTTGGAGCGCTGCTGCGCAGCAGCGACTTTCAGAACCAGCAGACGGAGCTGGTCATCATCGTGACGCCGCACCTTGTGCAGCCGGCGCCGGGCGGCAGCCTGGTCACCCCGGCCGACAACTTCGTGCCGCCAAGCGATTCCGACATCTGGCTGTTCGGGCGGATCGAGTCGCCGACTTCCGGAATGACCCCCAGCAATGCCGCCAATGCCATGGCGATCAATGAAGCCGGAGGCGTGCAGGGCGCCTACGGCCACATCATCAAGTGAGGTGCGCAATGAAGGTAATGGCAATTTCGATGGTGCTCACGGCCGCCGGCCTACTCGCGTCCTGTACACCGCAGGGGGACCTGAATCCCTCCTTCGGCGACTCCGTGCGGCACAACATGTCGGTTCACATCATCAATCCGACGCCCGAATACGGCGCCTCGCAGCAGATCGGACCCTTGGACGGCCCCCGCGCCGCCGGCGCCCAGACCCGCTACGACAAGGGCGAGGTGATCCAGCCGGAGCGCCTGCGCACTTCCGATACGGAGAGCAAGTAACTACGGCGCCGAGATCGAGGCGCGCAGCTTCGAGAGGAAGGAAATGGGTGAGAGTCTGAACGTTGTCGGAATGCTGCGAAGCCCGCAGCTCCGGTCTGCCTTGGCGGAAGTTTGCACGGATATGAACGGTACCAAGTTCGATCTGCGCATCGCTCCGCTCGAGGGGATTGCCGCCGGCGGCAGCTTGCCCGCTTCCGATCTTATCATCGTCGAGATCGATACCAGAAATGCCGACGACGTGGAGCGGCTGGGTGCCCTGGTCGAAGAGCTGACGCCCGGCACCGCCGTGGTGGCGACGGCAGCCGATGCCACCCTGGACGATGTTCGGAAGCTGATGCGGTTGGGCCTGGTGGACGTCCTTCCGCAACCGGTACGGCGTGATGACGTCCTGGCGGCACTGGAACATGCCGCCCGGGTACGCAGGACGGCGCAGCGTCCCCAAGCGTCCAAAGGGCGATTGGTTTCCGTGCTGAAAGGCGGCGGCGGGGTCGGGGCCACCACCGTGGCCGTGCAGACCGGGTGCTGCCTTGCTCAAGCTTTGGAGAAACGCGGCCAGGAGGTCTGCCTCCTGGATTTCGACGTGCAAGGCGGCACCGTGGCGCTGTACCTGGACCTCAAGGATCGTATGGGCCTTGCCGACCTGGTCTCCGCGCAGGACCGGCTGGACGGGGACCTGCTGCGCGGTGCCATGAGCCGGCACCCCAGCGGGCTTCACGTGATATCGGCGCCGCCGGAAGTGATGCCGTTGGACACTTTCGGCCTGGAGTTCGTCCGCCGGGTTCTGGATGTCGCCCGCCGGGAATTCGCCGTGGTGATCGTCGACCTGCCGCCGGTTTGGTGTCTCTGGTCCTTCGAAATCCTGCGCCAGTCCAACGAGATTCTTCTGGTGACGGAGATGACGGTGCCGGGGGTGCGCCAGGCCCGCCGGCAGATCGATACCCTGGGGGCTGAAGGCCTGGAGGAGTTGCCGCTTCGTGTCGTTCTCAATCGCTACGAGAAGCGTTGGGGCGAGGCGATCGGCGTCAAGGAGGTCGAGAAAGCGCTCGACCACAAGGTCGATTTCACGGTCGCCAACGACTACCGCACGGTCAGCGAGGCGCTCAATCAAGGGCTGTCCATTGCCGACCTTCGCAAGCGGTCCAAAGCGTTCAAGTCAATTGCCAAGATCAGTGAGGCGCTCGTCGCGACGGGGAGCCAAGAGGAGGGGCGGCTCGAACCCCACCTCTCCGGCATTCCCAGGCGCTAATTCAGGAGATCCAGAAAGATGTCGTTTTTCTCCAGACCGCAACCGCAACCCCAGGATGGTCCCGTTGCAGGAGTGCTGACCGGAGCCTCGTCCGACGCGCAAGTCATCGTGCCGCGCGGGCGTGACGACGCCGACGACCGGAAGCTGTCGAGCTACACGGAACTCAAGGTTTCCCTGCATCAGCAACTGCTCGACATGATCAACCTTTCGGTCATCGACAAGATGCCGCCGGCGGAGTTTCGCGCCCAGATGGGTGAGATGGTCCGCGAGCTGCTGCTGCGCGAGAACCGGCCGCTCAACCGGCAGGAACAAGCGCAGCTCGTCGACGATGTCCTTGACGAGCTTTTGGGGTTGGGACCGCTTGAGCCGCTGCTGAAGGATTCCTCTGTCACCGACATTCTGGTCAATTGCCACAGCAACGTCTTCGTGGAGCGCGGCGGGCAACTGCACCCCACGCCGGTGCGCTTCAAGGACGACCGGCATTTGCTCCGGATCATCGGCCGTATCGTCTCGGCGGTGGGGCGCCGCGTCGACGAGTCGCAGCCGATGGTGGATGCGCGCCTTGCCGACGGCTCGCGCGTCAACGCCATCATCCCGCCGCTCGCCGTCGATGGGCCGCTGTTGTCGATCCGCAAGTTCTCGAAGGACCGGATCGACATGGAGAAGCTGATTCAGATCGGCAGCGTTCCGCAATCCGTGGCGGACCTGCTGACAGGTATCGTGAAATCCCGGCGCAATGTCCTGATCTCGGGCGGTACCGGAAGCGGTAAGACGACGATGCTGAACGCCATGTCGGCCTTCATTGATGGACGCGAACGCATCATCACTATCGAGGATGCCGCCGAGCTGCAGTTGCAGCAGGTTCACGTCGCGCGGCTGGAAACCCGCCCGGCCAACATCGAGGGGCGCGGCGAGGTCACCCAGCGCGAGCTGGTCAAGAATGCTCTGCGCATGCGCCCGGACCGGATCATTGTCGGCGAGGTTCGCGGCGGCGAGGCCTTCGACATGCTGCAGGCCATGAACACCGGCCATGAAGGGTCCATGACCACGGTTCACGCCAATACCTGCCGTGATGCCTTGTCGCGCATCGAGCAGATGATCGGGATGACCGGCTTCGACCTGCCGACACGTTCGATGCGGGCGCAGATCGCGTCTGCGCTTCATGTGGTCATCCAGTTGGAGCGCATGAGCGATGGCAAACGCCGACTGGTCAGCTTGCAGGAAATCACCGGAATGGAGGGCGAGGTCGTCTCTATGCAGGAAATCTTCCGTTTCCGCCGGGAGTCCACCGACGCGGAGGGAATGATTCACGGCCACTACGTCACCACCGGTATCCGGCCGAAGTTCGTCGCGGAATTCGATGCCCGCGGCATAGCGGTGCCCGACCGCATCTT encodes the following:
- a CDS encoding BTAD domain-containing putative transcriptional regulator, producing MHGIKPAARLELFGGFSLRDATGTQVSLTLRKSEALIAYLAVNGHSQQREKLATLLWGETTQSNALQSLRQARLTLMRNLEPHNLPILSFDRREVHLDVGSLQVDALEFERLQEAGDQDSLARAVSLYSGEFLSGMEIESEAFEEWLLPIRSWYREQMEFALDRLLSLQEQAGAQESSIRTAKRILALDPLREDVHRWIMQAFAAAGQRTSALAAYDACRTVLREQLDVEPEAETEALYQSILLRADPLPRAAQAGGGRGKKVSEAVPPAGPAPQSGETAVVADSGHGLAPISNLSNAAFEVLQIAAVAGSLFSMDLLEALTERSPGQCRASLRELAAAGLFETTADGQPGNIAPAAREAVLGQILPSHRKHLHYAVAVALEDLAGSDIYELCYEIAGHFRAAGRWNLAVPHLLRLAKLEADRGNLDIAETQVRQATADLSLLPPSDARGKLEVKILVIAAELAELKGDLKRAEETLARKWPDLKRYGNSELWISYLLARARLRYRQGRIKQAYSAIRRMPRTCKGRPMQSHWRLAERFADLADKITDEGCNPAMMLESHRLTGPRSSEADASAVQALCHAKREKFSAAYAACAKAIRLSENQPDTTCLIVSLQTQGIIQVWDGEAALALDAFDRAFGLAEARGDLLRQYTSRGYRGFALINAGRAFEAKEELAQAVSMSEKLHLPFLRSMFMAWLAEALLGCGENDRALEVARWAARLANEGNEPWARSVALRVMAQALSVSNAEDGKLVDRILRAALEMQSSLGLPFETARTVGTRAEVGAAELH
- a CDS encoding phosphatase PAP2 family protein, whose product is MNALDLRWILPVLAIVGLQYLVVLLIGIQVDFIYEIPFRSFGVMGVNFAIIGFCLPVAWQLFRLWREGEKNPLRSILPHLPWALATGFLLVACQFAVLNWAKVMMPPAVGFWADTAFADLDRLLFGQDPWRLSHEYLGQATPVIDRVYAFWAPVNFAILLFLFYLPPSPKRAQALIAYFLTWAAGTLGQYLGASAGPIFYESIQLGDRFADLPLSPWTAAAREYLWTNYQKGGGLIGAGISAMPSMHVAIALWIALVVRALLPRLQLLGWAYFAVILVGSVHLGWHYAVDGIVASALVTIAWTVARAMAATTLIGRIRTTPSCGT
- a CDS encoding Flp family type IVb pilin; translation: MSNFLKSLWKDESGAAGAEYALILAIVAIGIAVAAGNLGDAISGSMQDAADCINGTTASSC
- the cpaB gene encoding Flp pilus assembly protein CpaB, translated to MRGRAIVVLGLAFVLAAAAVFLARNWIQEQARPIIVQQATQPANTIQIVVAKERMTFGNPVRKEQLRLVKWPGDAVPEGAFTSIDEVIGEKEDRVVLRAIEINEPVLKNKISGFGGKASLAAILSPEMRAVTIRVNDVAGVAGFVLPGDRVDILLTRDRTGGNGGKSANNLITDVLLQNVKVLGIDQDSNQDKEKPSVAKAVTLEVSPEQAQKLALASQLGSLALMLRNLADAEAETVRTVSTNDLSVGEVNEPAQVATAPKKKVTKAVKITRKQKEDPLSAVRIVRGTDATNYEVQPDQQPLFGSVPAEKLAPSGSAAESGEAKTVTPAGPTFVKPQTGSPGSGTQSSPSFGGERESPINLLPPDLEAALN
- a CDS encoding type II and III secretion system protein family protein, which encodes MIEHHQRWIGNVIGALLAITVVAGLAMPQQARGQATVTTEIGETRHAGEFIVPVNKSQILRLDVPFADLLVGNADVADVLALTDRSIYVLGKQPGSTSLTVYGRNKALIAVMDLVVTVDVEGLKARLFELMPEEEIEVRAVNEAVILSGMVSSSVRLQRALEVAERFAPDQVTNLLSVTGSQQVMLAVRFAEVQRRVVKELGLNTQVSGSDFAVTVGDALLGGMFSPTAIATGTVTFGIGATTIDLLFDALEEKGVVKTLAEPNLIALSGDTASFLAGGEFPVPVAQNSDQDQTTITIEFKEFGVALAFTPTVLDDGLINVVVSPEVSRIDPTNAVTIQGFEIPGLTTRRANTTVELRDGQSFAIAGLIQSDFQDTVRQFPLLGDVPVLGALLRSSDFQNQQTELVIIVTPHLVQPAPGGSLVTPADNFVPPSDSDIWLFGRIESPTSGMTPSNAANAMAINEAGGVQGAYGHIIK
- a CDS encoding AAA family ATPase, with product MNGTKFDLRIAPLEGIAAGGSLPASDLIIVEIDTRNADDVERLGALVEELTPGTAVVATAADATLDDVRKLMRLGLVDVLPQPVRRDDVLAALEHAARVRRTAQRPQASKGRLVSVLKGGGGVGATTVAVQTGCCLAQALEKRGQEVCLLDFDVQGGTVALYLDLKDRMGLADLVSAQDRLDGDLLRGAMSRHPSGLHVISAPPEVMPLDTFGLEFVRRVLDVARREFAVVIVDLPPVWCLWSFEILRQSNEILLVTEMTVPGVRQARRQIDTLGAEGLEELPLRVVLNRYEKRWGEAIGVKEVEKALDHKVDFTVANDYRTVSEALNQGLSIADLRKRSKAFKSIAKISEALVATGSQEEGRLEPHLSGIPRR
- a CDS encoding CpaF family protein is translated as MSFFSRPQPQPQDGPVAGVLTGASSDAQVIVPRGRDDADDRKLSSYTELKVSLHQQLLDMINLSVIDKMPPAEFRAQMGEMVRELLLRENRPLNRQEQAQLVDDVLDELLGLGPLEPLLKDSSVTDILVNCHSNVFVERGGQLHPTPVRFKDDRHLLRIIGRIVSAVGRRVDESQPMVDARLADGSRVNAIIPPLAVDGPLLSIRKFSKDRIDMEKLIQIGSVPQSVADLLTGIVKSRRNVLISGGTGSGKTTMLNAMSAFIDGRERIITIEDAAELQLQQVHVARLETRPANIEGRGEVTQRELVKNALRMRPDRIIVGEVRGGEAFDMLQAMNTGHEGSMTTVHANTCRDALSRIEQMIGMTGFDLPTRSMRAQIASALHVVIQLERMSDGKRRLVSLQEITGMEGEVVSMQEIFRFRRESTDAEGMIHGHYVTTGIRPKFVAEFDARGIAVPDRIFDPNHVLE